The Montipora foliosa isolate CH-2021 chromosome 1, ASM3666993v2, whole genome shotgun sequence genome has a window encoding:
- the LOC138007881 gene encoding cyclin-D1-binding protein 1 homolog gives MMAAGETVEVLQSLIDTLELCAGKIKEGSLGHVMEDLELSFSLEEFWLKIGMTFRAVSKEATKLTVVFSKHPAPSVDELQCLLTGFETSVVAMLTIFRSLPLSQGVNLHKKLQESVITIVEDCQALAESFIKEGCSGVASLKTQSTGTLWEHCDNSQKLPKDNKEAVVAVLNANSELVKDALSELDQAQKCNGCQSDNDDNDVPDSIKKGWSNEDRLLVSPCTGLVKACRSCIKKVTCAIQTSGQVTSVENIQQLDEMADEVLRTSPSVDDIVTNLYWPMNHQNVLESASKLAQQLKDVLKKARISHFTVDSDSSWLDFLTKAVDHNLDKLVIISQEHGVSET, from the exons ATGATGGCGGCTGGTGAGACAGTAGAGGTCCTGCAATCACTCATAGATACCCTGGAACTTTGCGCAGGAAAAATAAAAG AAGGAAGCTTGGGTCATGTTATGGAGGACTTGGAACTGAGTTTTTCCTTGGAGGAGTTTTGGCTGAAAATAG GAATGACTTTTAGGGCCGTTTCCAAAGAAGCCACTAAACTGACTGTGGTCTTTTCCAAGCATCCTGCTCCATCTGTTGAT GAGTTGCAGTGCCTGTTGACTGGCTTTGAGACATCAGTCGTTGCCATGCTGACAATTTTTCGTTCCTTGCCACTCTCACAAG GCGTCAATCTTCACAAGAAGCTTCAAGAATCTGTCATCACTATTGTAGAAGACTGCCAAGCTCTCGCTGAATCATTTATCAAAGAGGGCTGTTCAGG TGTTGCAAGTTTGAAGACCCAGTCAACAGGAACACTATGGGAACACTGTGacaattctcaaaaacttccaAAAG ATAACAAAGAAGCAGTTGTTGCAGTTTTGAATGCTAACTCTGAGCTTGTGAAAGATGCTCTCTCTGAGCTGGATCAG GCACAGAAGTGTAATGGATGTCAAAGtgacaatgatgataatgatgttcCTGATTCCATTAAGAAGGGCTGGTCAAATGAAGACAGATTACTTGTTTCTCCATGTACTGGACTTGTAAAA gCATGTCGATCGTGTATCAAGAAAGTTACTTGTGCAATTCAAACTTCAGGTCAAGTTACATCGGTGGAAAATATTCAACAGTTAGATGAAATGGCAGACGAAGTCTTGAGAACTAGTCCAAG TGTTGACGACATAGTTACGAATCTTTACTGGCCGATGAATCACCAAAATGTGTTAGAATCT GCGTCAAAACTAGCTCAACAGTTGAAGGATGTGCTGAAGAAAGCAAG GATTTCTCATTTTACCGTGGATTCAGACTCTTCATGGCTGGACTTTTTGACCAAAGCAGTTGATCACAATTTGGATAAACTCGTGATAATCTCGCAGGAGCATGGAGTTTCGGAGACGTAA